The following are from one region of the Arachis duranensis cultivar V14167 chromosome 10, aradu.V14167.gnm2.J7QH, whole genome shotgun sequence genome:
- the LOC107471203 gene encoding plant cysteine oxidase 2 isoform X1, which translates to MGIERTLADRKGRDFCELPKETITNSSKSKKNRRRHKKAPVPPVQTLFETCKDVFVSAAPAVVPPPQDIQNLQSVLDKIKPEDVGLKPDMPYFHTNGSQRRPRITYLHIYECEKFSIGIFCLPPSGVIPLHNHPGMTVLSKILFGTMHIKSYDWVVDFPPETPTTFKPPENGGSEMRLAKVKVDADFIAPCNPSILYPADGGNMHCFTAVTACAVLDVLGPPYSDPDGRHCTYYHNYPFSIFEVEGLSIPEEERCAYEWLQERDDKLEDLEVVGKMYNGPKIVEG; encoded by the exons ATGGGGATAGAGAGAACCTTGGCGGATAGAAAGGGAAGAGACTTCTGTGAATTGCCGAAGGAAACCATTACCAACAGCAGCAAGTCGAAGAAGAACCGGCGGCGCCACAAGAAGGCGCCGGTGCCGCCGGTTCAGACTCTCTTCGAAACTTGCAAAGATGTCTTTGTCTCCGCCGCACCCGCCGTTGTTCCTCCGCCACAAGATATTCAGAATCTCCAATCTGTTCTtg ACAAAATAAAACCAGAAGATGTGGGCTTGAAACCCGACATGCCGTATTTCCATACAAACGGATCTCAAAGAAGGCCAAGGATCACATACCTTCACATCTATGAATGCGAAAAATTCTCG ATTGGAATATTTTGTTTGCCACCATCTGGGGTTATTCCTCTGCATAACCACCCCGGAATGACGGTTCTGAGCAAGATTCTGTTCGGAACTATGCACATTAAATCATATGATTGGGTTGTTGACTTTCCTCCTGAAACCCCCACCACCTTCAAACCTCCAGAAA ATGGAGGTAGCGAGATGCGGTTGGCTAAAGTGAAGGTAGACGCCGATTTCATAGCACCATGCAACCCTTCCATTCTGTACCCAGCAGATGGAGGAAACATGCATTGCTTCACAGCAGTGACAGCTTGCGCAGTTCTAGATGTGCTTGGTCCTCCTTATTCTGATCCTGATGGCAGGCACTGCACTTACTACCATAATTATCCTTTTTCCATTTTTGAAG TAGAAGGATTATCCATTCCTGAAGAGGAAAGATGTGCTTATGAATGGCTACAAGAGAGGGATGACAAACTTGAAGACTTAGAAGTAGTTGGCAAAATGTATAATGGCCCAAAGATTGTGGAAGGGTAA
- the LOC107471203 gene encoding plant cysteine oxidase 2 isoform X2, whose protein sequence is MGIERTLADRKGRDFCELPKETITNSSKSKKNRRRHKKAPVPPVQTLFETCKDVFVSAAPAVVPPPQDIQNLQSVLDKIKPEDVGLKPDMPYFHTNGSQRRPRITYLHIYECEKFSIGIFCLPPSGVIPLHNHPGMTVLSKILFGTMHIKSYDWVVDFPPETPTTFKPPENGGSEMRLAKVKVDADFIAPCNPSILYPADGGNMHCFTAVTACAVLDVLGPPYSDPDGRHCTYYHNYPFSIFEEGLSIPEEERCAYEWLQERDDKLEDLEVVGKMYNGPKIVEG, encoded by the exons ATGGGGATAGAGAGAACCTTGGCGGATAGAAAGGGAAGAGACTTCTGTGAATTGCCGAAGGAAACCATTACCAACAGCAGCAAGTCGAAGAAGAACCGGCGGCGCCACAAGAAGGCGCCGGTGCCGCCGGTTCAGACTCTCTTCGAAACTTGCAAAGATGTCTTTGTCTCCGCCGCACCCGCCGTTGTTCCTCCGCCACAAGATATTCAGAATCTCCAATCTGTTCTtg ACAAAATAAAACCAGAAGATGTGGGCTTGAAACCCGACATGCCGTATTTCCATACAAACGGATCTCAAAGAAGGCCAAGGATCACATACCTTCACATCTATGAATGCGAAAAATTCTCG ATTGGAATATTTTGTTTGCCACCATCTGGGGTTATTCCTCTGCATAACCACCCCGGAATGACGGTTCTGAGCAAGATTCTGTTCGGAACTATGCACATTAAATCATATGATTGGGTTGTTGACTTTCCTCCTGAAACCCCCACCACCTTCAAACCTCCAGAAA ATGGAGGTAGCGAGATGCGGTTGGCTAAAGTGAAGGTAGACGCCGATTTCATAGCACCATGCAACCCTTCCATTCTGTACCCAGCAGATGGAGGAAACATGCATTGCTTCACAGCAGTGACAGCTTGCGCAGTTCTAGATGTGCTTGGTCCTCCTTATTCTGATCCTGATGGCAGGCACTGCACTTACTACCATAATTATCCTTTTTCCATTTTTGAAG AAGGATTATCCATTCCTGAAGAGGAAAGATGTGCTTATGAATGGCTACAAGAGAGGGATGACAAACTTGAAGACTTAGAAGTAGTTGGCAAAATGTATAATGGCCCAAAGATTGTGGAAGGGTAA